The following proteins are co-located in the Besnoitia besnoiti strain Bb-Ger1 chromosome Unknown contig00007, whole genome shotgun sequence genome:
- a CDS encoding heat shock factor binding protein 1 protein (encoded by transcript BESB_072100), which yields MPVFSDPQTSISPAPSAASAPSTASSGPAVSPAVESFPSALSSVVSPSAASDPHSAAPGRTEQTSKESLHSFFAYRPSLLASSLAIAPSPSASLPHPASVLSSPLASPLSVSATRTVSPLASSLAAASPLSPSSPFSSPAFAAQQDCWQCRFLGVSLFSGVCAAALVRAVKSPPASGDRRFFSVAAAVFAFLGSPSVPAALKPALPAGSLGPTFAAPAAAARAPFLAGKAFAEPPAGGSLAAGSSLSSSSMGSSGFSSASLAASLAAPPTAAPPGSLQPQVGAACDVCDAVQGILREMDEKFSSMTESILNRLDDMSGKIDGLEQQLQAALISEEADYAAAIEARDPRTGTGQ from the exons ATGCCTGTCTTTTCTGACCCACAGACGTCTATTTCGCCTGCCCCGTCGGCCGCTTCGGCACCCTCCACCGCATCCTCTGGTCCGGCTGTCTCGCCTGCCGTAGAGTCCTTTCCGTCCGCTTTATCTTCTGTCGTctccccctccgcggcgtctgatccgcactcggcggcgcccggcaGAACAGAGCAAACTTCGAAGGAAAGCCTCCATTCCTTCTTTGCGTATCGTCCTTCTCTTCTAGCTTCGAGCCTCGCGattgcgccttcgccttcagcATCGCTCCCTCACCCCGCCTCGgtgctttcttctccgctcgcctctcctctatctgtgtcggcgacgcgcaccgtctcgccgctcgcctcttcgctcgcggcggcctctcctctgtctccttcgtctcctttttcttctcccgccttcgccgcccaACAAGACTGCTGGCAGtgccgcttcctcggcgtTTCGCTCTTCTCAGGCGTCTGTGCAGCCGCTCTCGTTCGCGCCGTGAAGTCGCCCCCCGCGTCTGGCGACCGCAggttcttctccgtcgccgcggcggtcttCGCGTTCTTGG GCTCCCCTTCTGTCCCCGCGGCTCTCAAgcccgcgctgccggcggggtCTCTGGGCCCCACGTTCGCCGCtccagccgcggccgccagggcGCCCTTTCTCGCCGGGAAGGCCTTTGCCGAGCCCCCCGCGGGCgggtcgctcgccgcgggctcttcgctgtcttcttcctctaTGGGTTCGTCTGggttctcttctgcgtcgctggctGCGTCCTTGGCTgcgcctccgaccgcggcgccgccgggatCTCTGCAGCCACAAGTGGGTGCGGCGTGCGACGTCTGCGACGCGGTTCAGGGCATTCTGCGGGAGATGGACGAGAAGTTCTCCTCGATGACTGAATCGATTTTGAACCGTCTCGATGACATGAGCGGAAAAATCGACGGCCTCGAGCAGCAACTGCAGGCGGCACTTAtcagcgaggaagccgacTACGCAGCCGCGATCGAGGCCCGCGACCCGCGCACAGGCACCGGGCAGTGA
- a CDS encoding uncharacterized protein (encoded by transcript BESB_072110), translating to MAGWPGTSSFTSSSWGTQTNAGSSAFSASSLSVASPFSGGASSAAQSNPFASSQSFSSPFSTGRTNIFGSAAPSPNATPFNPFSGQSSLSVFGSSSTSPFGNALLGGNAPTTSFFSSAPAASQTQGQDVNGGAQAPKSQGEKYIEAWKNLEAAAKGGVWPFSGFGVADGEQLFTGLDLSPEEHRFLFHQRSPADWPAVSEQILSSQLQQLVQFHAVVREKALAERLAFDAPPPTAHFFHAFLAGLSLAAGGAAAPSAQLQQATPPPALQASAPSLCPPVAAPPAAAGFGQLAGDSGAWGSAGPQAGLQGDHNAEAEREAKRRAAFAAPQFEPGKIPDVAPPPEVC from the exons ATGGCGGGGTGGCCGGGGACCTCGAGTTTCACTTCCTCGTCGTGGGGGACGCAGACGAACGCAGGAtcttctgcgttttctgcgtcttcgctgtctgtcGCGTCGCCTTTCTCAGGCGGCGCTTCCTCAGCCGCACAGAGCAATccgttcgcttcctcgcagTCATTTTCATCGCCCTTCTCGACAGGTCGCACTAACATcttcggctccgcggcgccttctccgaACGCCACGCCCTTCAACCCCTTCTCCGGCCAGTCTTCTTTGTCTGTCTTCGGCTCTTCATCGACCTCTCCGTTCGGAAACGCACTTCTGGGGGGGAACGCTCCAAcgacttccttcttctcgtctgcgcccgcggcctcgcagacgcaggGTCAGGACGTGAACGGCGGAGCTCAGGCTCCCAAGTCGCAGGGGGAGAAGTACATCGAAGCCTGGAAAAAtctcgaggccgccgccaagGGAGGCGTGTGGCCGTTCTCAG GCTTCGGagtcgccgacggcgagcagctTTTCACCGGTTTGGATCTCTCTCCTGAAGAGCACCGCTTCCTCTTTCACCAGCGCAGCCCCGCGGATTGGCCGGCTGTCTCCGAGCAGATTCT GAGCagccagctgcagcagctcgtccAGTTCCACGCGGTCGtccgcgagaaggcgctggcggagcgCCTGGCCTTCGATGCCCCTCCCCCGACGGCGCACTTCTTCCACGCCTTCCTTGCTGGGCTCTCTCTTGCCGCtggcggagccgcggcgccctctgcgcagctccagcaggcgacgcccCCCCCTGCGCTCCAAGCGAGCGCCCCTTCGCTGTGTCCGCCAgttgctgcgccgccggccgccgcgggttTCGGTCAGCTggcgggcgacagcggcgcgtggGGCAGCGCTGGCCCCCAGGCCGGTCTCCAGGGCGACCACAacgccgaggcagagcgcgaagccaagagacgcgccgcgttcgctgcgccgcagttCGAG ccAGGAAAGATTCCCGAtgtggcgcctccgccggaggTGTGCTGA